From a region of the Colias croceus chromosome 30, ilColCroc2.1 genome:
- the LOC123704619 gene encoding protein toll-like — protein MRQCFLLALLVASSCGGDDLLDFPYNSSAYQWVGEGITSGCLATKMIAQVEVSCALPERVTVSVDSGGEGVQVVCEDSTYTCTHIQQVKPYITNYTHTHAPKTVRYLTLDSCQPPQPLSCVLDIIDGNGVTRLTVKHLDVHLTEGHFDGLGNVTAVVFLYAAPNVTIPYTALSTLKALQYLKFTGGIIQPMHKALKSLQKIEIAESAIPKVDRNLFKGSTGLVQVSLWGNSVGVVEGDAFDDLPHLQNVSLNSNGLTHLPHTIFTNTPHITYLDLYNNDFSVIQTDTFKGLQEVREILLFGNRIPLKLEDSVFANLPTLTNLDLHENDLTELPPHIFTNSTNIQKIDLSYNKLATLNPVFTGINLNNLDLSHNLLQVLPTNLFQDQTKLEILDLSYNNLTELPSGLFSTLNSLNVLRVTDNKLGYLDGGAFLGLSNLKELYLDNNKLKMLQTNTFDLVNNLRVLSISHNYLTFTPPTPSGYSNLDHQSPLSSLSDLVKLDLDHNLISNICEDWRSVMVYLKYLDLSYNRIDEVTDIDLSFIGSATVDLRHNNITTIRLTDTTYLTDTIYRTDTTDTPLEILLDNNPYNCDCSLYTLLKYMKNNPKNSRLILGNAQCVKPNDLSGNKLANLSPNKLVCEYKRCPQNCSCFVRPATLKYEIYCNKSLDKLTDLLPDLPDELKNAELSLKKSTDLSYLPSYVTLVNLTGLNLTDAPKVNIATTIDLSNNNLTQAPIELLKNSCSLYLSKNPFKCDCSYKNSLQILRQYKNNILDYGLIACDNSEVISSKNIDSICVLRYAIIAISSLALLTIISITLILSYYKNRVVIRIILRKLGFTIADVLPEDIKYDAFISYAHQDENIVTNKILPNLEGRKKLKLCIHTRDWLVGDWIPEQIARSIDQSRCTIIVLSKDFVESIWGSLEFRTAHTKGRIVILVVDDVYQKTNLDSDLKAYLTLNTYIKLDDPLVWERLNDAILVHGKNKSLKEVSEKIAPVLLNVKLNKDGKLVNTAPGV, from the exons ATGAGACAGTGCTTCTTACTGGCTCTGCTGGTAGCCAGCAGTTGCGGGGGCGATGATCTTCT CGACTTTCCATACAACTCCAGCGCTTACCAATGGGTAGGGGAGGGGATAACGTCCGGTTGCCTAGCAACCAAGATGATAGCTCAAGTGGAGGTGTCGTGTGCCCTTCCAGAGAGGGTCACGGTGTCTGTGGACAGTGGGGGGGAGGGCGTGCAGGTTGTTTGTGAA GACAGTACCTACACCTGTACACACATACAACAAGTCAAACCGTACATCACAAACtacacacacacgcacgcaCCCAAAACTGTCAGATACCTCACACTTGATAGCTGTCAACCCCCACAACCCCTGTCATGTGTGCTAGATATCATTGACGGGAACGGTGTGACGAGATTGACGGTCAAACATTTGGATGTACACCTGACAGAGGGACATTTTGACGGGCTGGGTAATGTGACAGCGGTGGTATTTTTGTATGCGG CACCCAACGTAACCATCCCCTACACAGCGCTTTCAACCCTGAAAGCGctgcaatatttaaaattcacgGGTGGTATAATACAACCAATGCATAAAGCGCTTAAATCGCTGCAAAAGATCGAAATAGCTGAAAGTGCTATACCCAAAGTGGATAGGAATTTGTTTAAAGGTTCAACAGGGTTGGTGCAAGTGTCGTTGTGGGGTAATAGTGTTGGGGTAGTAGAGGGGGACGCTTTTGACG ACCTCCCTCATCTCCAAAACGTTAGTTTAAACTCGAACGGTCTAACGCACCTCCCCCACACCATATTCACGAACACCCCCCACATTACTTACTTGGATCTATATAATAACGACTTCAGTGTCATACAGACGGACACGTTTAAAGGACTGCAAGAAGTTAGGGAG atattACTCTTCGGTAACAGAATACCGTTAAAACTAGAAGATTCAGTGTTCGCCAACCTGCCAACACTGACTAACCTTGACTTACATGAAAACGATCTTACCGAATTACCTCCCCATATATTTACAAACAGTActaacatacaaaaaatagatCTTTCATACAATAAATTGGCAACACTTAATCCAGTTTTTACTGgtataaacttaaataacttGGATCTAAGTCACAACTTGTTACAAGTGTTGCCAACTAACTTATTCCAAGATCAGACTAAGTTAGAAATATTGGATCTAAGTTACAATAACTTGACAGAGTTGCCAAGTGGTTTATTTTCGACTTTGAACAGTTTAAATGTTTTGAGGGTAACCGACAATAAATTGGGATATTTGGACGG cGGTGCTTTTTTGGGACTATCTAACTTGAAAGAACTATACTTAGACAACAATAAGTTGAAAATGTTGCAAACGAACACTTTCGACTTGGTCAATAACTTGCGG GTACTCTCAATTTCCCACAATTACCTAACTTTCACCCCCCCTACCCCCTCCGGCTATTCTAACTTAGATCACCAATCCCCGTTATCAAGTTTAAGTGATCTAGTTAAGTTGGATCTGGATCATAACTTAATAAGTAACATTTGTGAAGATTGGCGAAGTGTGATGGTCTACTTGAAGTATTTGGATCTATCATATAATAGGATCGATGAAGTGACT GACATCGACCTATCCTTCATAGGCTCCGCCACAGTGGACTTACGTCACAACAACATCACGACGATCCGACTAACCGACACGACATATCTAACCGACACGATATATCGTACCGACACTACCGACACACCTCTGGAAATTCTCTTAGACAATAACCCATATAACTGCGACTGTTCCCTTTACACACTACtcaaatatatgaaaaataatccAAAAAATAGTCGTTTAATATTGGGTAACGCGCAGTGTGTAAAACCAAACGATTTGTCGGGCAACAAGTTGGCCAACTTGTCGCCCAACAAATTGGTTTGCGAATACAAACGTTGCCCACAAAATTGTTCTTGCTTCGTTCGACCGGCGACTTTAAAATATGAGATATATTGCAATAAATCGCTAGACAAGTTGACCGATTTGCTGCCCGATTTACCAGATGAGTTGAAAAACGCTGAATTAAGTCTAAAAAAATCGACAGATTTAAGTTATTTACCAAGTTATGTTACGTTGGTTAACTTAACTGGTTTAAATTTAACAGACGCGCCTAAAGTTAATATTGCAACTACGATAGATTTAAGTAACAATAACTTAACTCAAGCACCAATAGAATTACTTAAAAACAGctgttctttatatttatcgaAAAATCCATTTAAATGCGATTGTTCCTATAAAAACAGTTTACAAATCTTACGacaatataaaaacaacattttagaCTATGGTCTAATAGCTTGCGATAATTCTGAAGTTATCTCTTCCAAAAATATCGACTCTATATGTGTTCTGCGATACGCTATTATAGCTATATCTTCTCTGGCCTTATTAactattatttctataacttTGATACTAAGTTATTACAAAAACCGTGTTGTCATACGAATTATTCTTCGTAAACTCGGTTTTACAATCGCCGATGTTTTACCAGAAGACATAAAATATGACGCTTTCATAAGTTATGCGCACCAAGACGAAAATATAGTGACGAATAAAATTCTACCAAATTTGGAGGGTaggaagaaattaaaattgtgCATACACACTCGTGATTGGCTGGTCGGGGATTGGATCCCCGAACAAATAGCGAGATCTATAGATCAATCGCGATGTACTATAATAGTTTTGTCGAAAGATTTCGTTGAGTCAATATGGGGTAGTTTGGAATTTCGCACCGCACACACTAAAGGCAGGATCGTAATACTAGTTGTAGATGATGTTTATCAAAAAACTAATCTAGATAGTGATTTAAAGgcatatttaacattaaatacatatataaagtTGGACGATCCTTTAGTTTGGGAGAGACTAAATGACGCCATTTTAGTACACGGGAagaataaaagtttaaagGAAGTTAGTGAGAAAATAGCGCCCGTTTTGCTAAATGTCAAGTTGAATAAAGATGGCAAACTGGTTAATACTGCGCCGGGGGTTtag